One part of the Phoenix dactylifera cultivar Barhee BC4 chromosome 4, palm_55x_up_171113_PBpolish2nd_filt_p, whole genome shotgun sequence genome encodes these proteins:
- the LOC103713330 gene encoding uncharacterized protein LOC103713330 — MPRSSRHRSHRSHKHRDERDRSDSEEDGNSRERQLREEEPAATALARVSRDLEPERRKSTNLPQGKDLIGSSNGDITREHGRKRKERTEDVAVADRWNGAGEDDLVADKKSKGEEFGPVDLDKSSKSKLSASDSKSRSSRRCEGSSERNEESGGKVASAKRRLERDSSRRESDSQYKETKDRDRERASDRDKKTQDSKHARSDDVSRRYSTKTRSPEEEHATKKDIENSEWQIQHDLHNPDFEKELEKRVRRWRDNSEDKDKWLGDGRDSDDRSDTRLYSRDDHTKNISYKDERHEDGKYRDKYRDNVHRDRKHWDDKRRDERLSQDHVGDRTDNKHYRDENKPSESHYKKNKLQDSDHDGIPCFEDHGTKLKDNRGRKRFSEGYEDHGDSKTRGAKEPCEDGGKVLSSTTKIYAHTDRSRTEHQHSDKVDSSPNNNRPKSSASSSAYAVKDHSRHSSKQADSKFRESPSEERIRPSAAASGDRATAVRDRQRVSESRSTDKSKPRDHIHLMEAAAYSQYDRTPRSDAYTSLNKLKDKSPSTSERRFPDRTSARCSLDAEVGQKHSRSKDGDRERELPLERPILDDRSQMEFCNREPTPGISSSNRAGHFSGSSPNHLPPPPPVRLGFDGPSVLGLYEDDNRVQVGDRKLYNRQRKSSDVSLGRGHGNAWRSGPAWPSPLANGFMPLQHGPAPAGFHPAMQQFPGPPLFGLRPPMDLSHTGISYHLQEASDRFTGHGRTFGWHNPVGESCPPHLQVWGGSNGVFGDESRIYGRPEWDQNRHAVGSRGWEMNADMWKGQNGSMNADFPVLQKEPEHSTRVLADEAWVGQPGQQSCGEGAQSEPMSSEGIDAKRFSDTPSSKNAVESPPKTLQRKIAESSETPGDSNANFCAKYLSRIDISLDLADSELYKKCMPLLGKLDMTYACNKSKHEYSQDNKEDIKVRRQGASRLLNSLFPATRDAIFQRAMLLYKKQNEGSNVTYLASPAARSEEKKECQQASDEGKVLEVGEQTSSENMASANEGKDTTVDADVANSPKNMEEAKSTATNADVANSASNMEEAKSTATNADVSISASTVEEAENTTTTDAVGANSASKVEEVKNTVTDACGASSASDMEAAKNIITDAKEQQSDFVSDAAFANGSQACKVLKAECRVNLSRIHDSSESTH; from the exons ATGCCGCGGAGCTCTCGGCACAGATCCCACAGGTCTCACAAGCACAGGGACGAGAGGGATCGGTCCGACTCCGAGGAGGATGGGAACTCGAGGGAGAGGCAGCTGAGGGAGGAAGAGCCTGCTGCCACTGCGTTAGCTAGGGTTTCTAGAGATCTGGAGCCGGAGAGGCGGAAATCCACAAATTTGCCTCAGGGGAAAGATTTGATTGGTTCCAGCAACGGTGATATTACTAGGGAGCatggaaggaaaaggaaagaacggACTGAGGACGTGGCAGTGGCTGATCGGTGGAATGGGGCAGGGGAGGATGATCTTGTGGCTGATAAGAAGTCCAAAGGGGAGGAATTTGGACCTGTAGACTTGGATAAGAGCTCCAAGTCAAAGCTTTCGGCTTCTGATTCAAAGAGCAGGTCGAGCCGAAGGTGTGAGGGCTCAAGTGAGAGGAATGAGGAGAGTGGAGGTAAGGTTGCTTCGGCAAAGCGGAGGTTGGAGAGGGACTCGAGCCGGAGAGAGAGTGATAGTCAATATAAGGAGACAAAGGACAGGGACAGAGAGCGGGCATCTGACAGGGATAAGAAGACCCAAGATTCCAAGCATGCCAGGTCTGATGATGTGAGTAGAAGGTATAGCACTAAAACAAGAAGTCCTGAAGAAGAACACGCAACAAAGAAGGATATAGAAAATAGTG AATGGCAAATACAACATGACTTGCACAATCCTGATTTTGAAAAAGAGCTTGAGAAACGTGTTAGGAGGTGGAGAGATAACTCTGAAGATAAAGATAAATGGTTAGGTGATGGCAGAGACAGTGATGATAGGAGCGATACGAGACTATATTCTAGAGATGACCATACTaaaaatataagctacaaggatgAAAGGCATGAAGATGGAAAGTATAGAGATAAATACAGGGATAATGTCCACAGGGACCGAAAACACTGGGATGACAAGCGCCGAGATGAGCGCTTGTCTCAGGATCATGTTGGTGACAGGACTGACAATAAGCATTATAGAGATGAAAACAAGCCCTCCGAGAgtcattataaaaaaaataagcttCAGGACAGTGATCATGATGGCATCCCGTGTTTTGAAGATCATGGCACCAAGCTTAAAGATAACAGGGGAAGGAAAAGGTTCTCTGAGGGGTATGAGGATCATGGTGATTCAAAGACTCGTGGTGCAAAGGAGCCATGTGAAGATGGGGGGAAAGTTTTATCCAGTACTACTAAAATATATGCCCATACCGATAGATCTAGGACAGAGCATCAACACTCAGACAAGGTCGATTCTAGTCCAAACAATAACAGACCAAAGAGCTCTGCCAGCTCCAGTGCTTATGCTGTCAAAGATCATAGCAG GCATAGCTCAAAGCAAGCAGATTCTAAATTCAGAGAATCACCATCCGAAGAGAGAATTCGCCCTAGTGCTGCTGCTTCAGGAGATCGTGCAACTGCTGTTAGAGATCGTCAGCGAGTTTCTGAGTCTCGATCAACTGATAAGTCTAAACCAAGGgatcacatccatttgatggaaGCTGCTGCTTATTCTCAGTATGATAGGACCCCAAGATCTGATGCTTATACTTCACTGAATAAGTTAAAAGACAAATCTCCATCTACTAGTGAGAGACGGTTTCCAGATAGAACCAGTGCCAGATGTAGTCTTGATGCTGAAGTAGGACAAAAGCACAGCCGTTCCAAGGATGGAGATCGAGAAAGAGAATTGCCTCTGGAGAGACCGATTCTGGATGACCGATCTCAAATGGAGTTTTGTAACAGGGAGCCCACTCCTGGTATTTCATCATCTAACCGAGCTGGTCACTTCTCCGGCAGTTCACCTAATCACCTTCCCCCTCCCCCGCCTGTCAGGCTTGGGTTTGATGGTCCTTCAGTTTTGGGCTTGTATGAAGATGACAATAGAGTCCAGGTTGGTGATCGTAAACTCTATAACCGTCAGAGGAAGAGCAGTGATGTCAGTTTGGGAAGAGGTCATGGAAATGCTTGGAGAAGTGGCCCGGCCTGGCCTTCTCCTTTAGCAAATGGGTTCATGCCCCTCCAACATGGTCCAGCTCCAGCTGGATTTCACCCGGCTATGCAGCAGTTTCCTGGTCCTCCCTTGTTTGGCCTTAGACCGCCAATGGATTTGAGCCACACTGGGATTTCCTATCACCTACAAGAAGCATCTGACAGGTTTACTGGCCATGGCCGCACATTTGGTTGGCACAATCCAGTTGGTGAATCATGCCCTCCTCACTTGCAAGTATGGGGTGGTAGTAACGGTGTATTTGGCGATGAATCCCGTATATATGGGAGGCCAGAATGGGATCAGAATAGGCATGCTGTAGGCAGCAGAGGTTGGGAGATGAATGCTGATATGTGGAAGGGACAAAATGGTAGCATGAATGCAGATTTTCCTGTACTTCAGAAGGAACCGGAACATTCAACACGTGTTCTTGCAGACGAAGCTTGGGTTGGGCAACCTGGCCAGCAGTCCTGTGGTGAAGGGGCCCAGTCAGAACCTATGTCATCTGAAGGTATTGATGCAAAGAGATTTAGTGATACACCTTCATCAAAAAATGCTGTTGAAAGTCCTCCAAAAACTCTACAGAGAAAGATAGCTGAGTCTTCTGAAACACCAGGCGACAGTAATGCCAATTTTTGTGCCAAGTACCTGTCAAGGATTGACATCTCGCTTGATCTTGCTGATTCAGAGTTGTACAAGAAGTGCATGCCCCTATTGGGGAAACTGGACATGACTTATGCTTGCAATAAATCTAAGCATGAATACTCCCAG GATAATAAAGAAGATATTAAAGTGAGAAGACAAGGCGCAAGTCGCCTCTTGAACTCACTCTTTCCCGCAACAAGAGATGCTATTTTTCAG AGAGCCATGTTGCTGTATAAGAAGCAGAATGAAGGATCGAATGTGACCTATCTTGCATCACCAGCTGCCCGttcagaagagaagaaagagtgtCAGCAAGCTTCAGATGAGGGGAAAGTATTGGAAGTTGGTGAGCAGACATCCTCGGAAAACATGGCTTCAGCAAATGAGGGAAAAGACACGACTGTTGATGCTGATGTTGCCAATTCCCCGAAGAATATGGAAGAAGCAAAAAGCACAGCCACAAATGCAGATGTTGCCAATTCTGCGAGTAATATGGAAGAAGCAAAAAGCACGGCTACAAATGCTGATGTTTCCATTTCTGCTAGTACCGTGGAAGAAGCGGAGAACACAACCACCACTGATGCTGTTGGTGCCAATTCTGCTAGTAAGGTGGAAGAGGTGAAGAACACGGTTACTGATGCCTGTGGTGCTAGTTCTGCTAGTGACATGGAAGCAGCAAAGAACATAATTACTGATGCCAAGGAGCAGCAatctgattttgtttctgaTGCTGCGTTTGCCAATGGTTCTCAGGCTTGTAAGGTTTTAAAGGCAGAATGTAGGGTAAATTTAAGTCGGATACATGATTCTTCTGAAAGTACACATTGA